The window GATTCTTCTTTGTTGGAAACGGAAGTCACGGTGATGTCCGTTTTGAGCAACTGTTCCAAATCGAGGGAAAACACGTCCACTTCCGCGGCCGCGGGGAAAGCGGCACTGAAAAGGAGGGCCGACAAAGTTCGGGACCGTCGTAGCAAGGTGGGGATGGACGTCATTCAAAGCCTCCCGGGGGGTGGTCGTTTTCGTGCTTTTCATTTATAGGTGATAAACGCCACGGGCGCAAGGGTGGGGGGCCAATTGCCCATTGACAAAAGACCGTCGCGGGCGTATGGTGGAGACGGCCGGGACGTCGGCCCGCATCGTCGAATCACAACATGAAAACACTGACGGTTTCCAAACGGCTCCACATCATCTCCGTCACCGGGGTGGTTTTTTCCATTGCGCTCAGCGCGTTCAGCTTGATCGCCGTGTCCTTGGCCCACCAAGGCACGCGGGACCTCGCGCGGATGAACAAAGCCCTCCAGAAGATCATCGACGCCGGCACGGCCCGCGAAGCGGTGAGGGAAAACCTCCTGACGCTGTTGTCCGGCGATCTGACGGAGGACGAGCCGGTCCGACGGGAAAACATCAAAAACACGCTCGAGGAAACACTTCGCCACGTAACCGTGGCCGCCCAGGTTCCCTACGCGCGGCCGGAAACCCGGGATGGGTTCGCCCGGCTCACGCCCGCGTTGGAGGATTTCGCCGGTAAAACCCGCGAAACAATGGCGCTCGCCGCCACGCACCTTTCCAAAGCGCGCGCCAATTACGACGTCTTCCTTGACAGCCATCAGCGTCTGCAATCTCTGATGCGACCTTTGGCGCCCTTGATCGAAGCCGAATTGGTGGACGTGGAGAGAGGGGTTTTCGCCCGCGGCCGGGGATTGCGGGCGCTGACTTACACTTTTTGTTTCGTCTCGCTCGTGGGTTTGCTCGCCCTGTCGGCCTGGGCGGGTCGCCGCGTCACGCGGGACTTGACCCGCGCGATGCGTGTGGTCCAGCAATTGTCCACGGTCGTCCTGCCCCAAAAGCTCGAAGTGGCCCGCCACAACGCCAAGGAAACCATGAGCCACTCCAACGGCGTTTCCGCCGCGGCGGAGCAGGCCAGCCGGAGCAATCAATTGGTGGCGGCCGGGGTCCAGGAACTGGCCACCAGCGTCGAGGACGTGGCCCACAACGCCCACGAGGCGGCCCGCGTGGCGACCGAGGCGGTCCGCATCGCCGAGGCCACGACCCGGACGGTCACCCGCCTGGGGGAGTCCAGCGGGGACATCGGTCAAATCATTCAAGTGATCGACCGGATCGCCGAGCAAACCAATTTGCTGGCCTTGAACGCGACCATCGAGGCCGCCCGGGCCGGCGAGGCGGGCAAGGGGTTCGGGGTGGTGGCCGGGGAAGTCAAGGACTTGGCCAAAGAAACGGCCAAGGCCACCGAAGAAATTCGCCACAAGGTCGAGACGATTCAAGGGGACACGACCAGCGCGGTCAAGGCCATCGAGGCCATCGGCGACATCATCAAGAAAATCAACACCTACCAGGGCAACATCGCCGGGGCCATGGAGGAACAATCCGCGATCACCAAGGAGATCGGCGTCAGCGCGGCCGAAACGGCGCGGTCCAGCTCCCAAATCGCCCAAAGCATCACGGGGGTCGCCCAAATGGCGCGGAACACTTTCGCGCAAACCGAAGACACCCAAGTGACGCAAAAGGAAATCCAAGATCACATCGACCAGTTGCAGAGGTTCATCGGATGAGGGAAAACGGAGGGGGGGCCGTCGGCACTGAAAAACCCACCGCGTTCCGTCCTCTGGGGCGGAGGGCGGCGTTGGGGTTGTTGCTTTTGTCGGCCTGGGGCGCCTTCGCGGCGCCGGCCCGGGTTCCCTCCAAACTGCAGTTGGCCCTCTTGACGAAAATTTTCGCCCAGGACGATTCCCTCCAGTCCCGCAACCGAATTCGTGTCCAAATCGTGTTCGACCCGGCCGGGGCCGACTCGGCGTGGTTAAAAACCGAAGTGTCCGAATTGGCGCGTGGGGCGGCGGCTCTGGCGGTCGGCGGGCGCGGTGTGGAAACGGAAGTGGTGAGGGTGGACGAAATCAAAGACAAACCGATCCCGGACATTTACTTTCTTTGCGCCCTCAACGACGCATCGGCGCAGGCCGTTTTTGAAACGGCGCGGACCCGGAAAATCCGTTGCTTCGGCAGCGAGCCCGGGGACGCCCGCCGGGGGGCGTCCGTCTCCATCGGGGTCGCCGACGGGAAACCGCGGATTCGCATCAACAGGGGCGCGGCCGCGGCCCAAGGGGCCAAATTTTCCGAAGCCGTCCTTAATCTCGCCGACGTGTTTTAAGGGCGCGCCTGTTCAAGGGGCCTTCCCCAGGCTTTCCTTTAAGGCCGGGGGTGGCAAACCGGACCGGCGTTTCGCAAATCCCGCAATCGCCTCCAGAGATTTTTGAAGCAACGCCGCGACGTCGGAAGGAACGCGGCCCGTTTCCATCCAACGGCGCGCCAGGGGTTCGGCGGCCGCGGCCAACCGCCCCCACTCCGAATGCCCGAGGAGTCCCGCGGTCCCGGCGAGCGTGTGGAAAGCCCGGGCCACCGTCGCGATCTCCCCCGGGGAGGGAGGCGCCGATCGACCCGGCGCGAGGGCCTGTTGGGCCACCGCCGTGTTGGTCGCCGTTTCCGCAAAAAAAAGCTCGATCAATTCCGGATCAGAGGCCACGGGATTCGCCCGGGGCCGACGTCGCCCAGGTCTGGAGTCGGTTGGCCATTCGGTCCAAGGGAACCACTTCGTTCGCCCAACCGGCCCGCACCACCGCTCCGGGCATCCCCCAGATAAGGGAACTTGACGGATCCTGAGCCAAAATCGCGCCGCCGGCCCCCCGCAAGGCTTCGCAACCGAGGGCGCCGTCCTGGCCCATGCCGGTGAGGATCACCCCGAGGGCGCGACCGCCCCAGGTTTTGGCCGCGGAACGGAAAAGAACGTCGACCGACGGACGGCAAAAGTTTTCGGGCGGATCCTCGGTCAGGTGCAGGAACCAGCGCGCCTCCCCCCCGGCCACAGCGAGGTGCCGATCGCCCGGGGCGATCCACGCTTCGCCGGGGCGGGGCACAACCCCCTCGCGCGCCTCCCGCACGCGCAGGGGGCATTCGGCGGACAACCGTTCGGCCAAGAGGCCGGTGAAAACCGGCGGCATGTGTTGAACGATGAGAAGGGGGAGGGGAAAGTCCGCGCGCAACCCGCGCAACAAGACGGAGAGGGCGTTGGGCCCCCCGGTGGACGCGCCGATCAAAACGGCCCGGGGGGGGCCGCCCTTCCGTTCCCCGGGGGGGCGCGCCGGCGGGGGGAGGCGCTCGCCGCTGGGGGGAGGTCCGGCCAGAGCGTGAATTTTGGCGCGCAACGCCTCCCCGAAAGCGCGCTGTTCCTCCTCCCGATCGAGATCGGCCGGCTTGAGGACAAAATCCGCGGCCCCCCGGCACAGCGCGGCCAGGGTCGTGCGAGAATCCGCGTCGGTGAGACGGCTGACCATGATCACCGCCGGACGGGGATCAAACGCCAGGAGGGCGTCCAAAACCTCGATTCCGCCCATCACGGGCATGTCGACGTCCAGCGTCAAAACGTCGGGGCGCGTGTCCCGCGCCATTTCAATGGCCTGGCGGCCGTCCCGGGCTTCCCCCACGATTTCGACGCGGGGGTCCGCCACCAACAGGGCGTAAAGAAATCGACGGAATACCGCGGAGTCGTCGGCCAGAAGGACCCGCCGTTTTTTCACGCGGGGTCCACCATCACGCGCGCCTCGATCCAGCCCGTGGGCATCGCCACGCGGGTGACCGCCAGGGGGGCCGCCCCCTCCGTTGGCGGGGCGTTGTGGGCGCGCGGGCTTTCGACACGGAACAGAGCGCGGGCGGTGAAAAGATTGGGCAGAACGTGGCAACAAAGGATGTTGGCCAATTCGCCGGCCACGTCGTTGCCGTCGACGGCCTCCACGGGGCCGCCGACCCACCGGGCGATCAGGTCGCCGTGGGCGCCCCCGTAAAAATCCAATCGGAAATGGCCGGTCTTGTCCCCGTGGAATCCAACGATCACCCCGCGTTCCCACGGGATGTCCGCGGTCGCGGGGGACGCGCCCGTCGGAAACAAATCGAAAAGGCGCCCCAGGCATTCGCGGGCGGCGGCGTTGAGGCTGTCGTCAGCGGCGGTCACGGCGGGGGTCCAGGGCCCGTTGCACCTGGGTGTGGAAATCCTCATCGGTCCAGGGTTTGTGGATGAAGCCGGCCCGTTGGTCCAGCAGGCTTTCCAGGCGCGCCGCGCTGGATTCGCTCGACACGATCACGATGGGCAGATCGCGGTGGGAGGGCTCCGCCCGAACCCGGGTCAGGAGGGCTTCTCCGTTCAGCCGCGGCATGTGGATGTCGAGAATGGCCAAATCGAAGGGCGCCGCCTGGATTTTGGACCAGGCGTCCTCCCCGTTTTCGGCCTCCACGCAATCCTCGATGGAGAAACCGTTTTCTTTGAGGCTTTTGAGAATGAGTTTTCGCATCACACGGCTGTCGTCGGCAATCAGGACGCGCATGGGGCGGTTGTCCTCCCTTCCGTTGTGGGATCGATGGATTGAAAACAACAGGCGCCCTTGGTTTCCACCGGTCGAAACCGCGGGTCGTCAAAAAGCGCCGCCTCGGGGTTTCCGAGGAACAGGTAGCCGCCCGGGCGAAGAACCCGGTGGACGTTGTTCAAGATGTTTTTTTTCAACGCCGGTTCGAAATAAATCAGCACGTTGCGAAGGAACACGACGTCCATGGGGGAAAGGGGCGGCCATTCCCCGGCGAGATTGAGTTTGCGGAAATCGATCGCCTTTCGAATGTCCTCGGCGATCAGCGCCTCATCCTCGTGAATGGTAAAAAAGCGGTTTTTGATGTCGTCCGGGAGTCCCCGACCGATTTCAAAAAGGGAGTAGGCGCCGCCGCGGGCCCGGGCGAGGGCTTCCTCCGAGACGTCCGTGGCCAAAAGCCGGAAGCGCGTTTCTTCGGACAATGTCGCGCGGAGGAGGAAGGCCAGCGTGTAGGCCTCCTGGCCGGTCGAACAGGCGGCCGACCACACCCCCAGGGGGGTTCCCGTCCGGCTCGCCCGCTCGACAAGGCCGGGCAAGAGGGAACGGAACAATTCGAAAACGGGCTCGTCGCGGAAAAAGCGGGTCTCGTGGATCAGCAGCGCTTCGACGGCCTGCCGATGCAGGCCGATGGTGGGGCGCGCCTTCAAATGTTGAAGAAAAAGGCTGGCCGATGAAAACCCCGCCTGCTCCGCGAGCGAGCGCAGGCGCAACTCCACCAGGTACGCCTTCCCGGGGTCCATGAGAATGCCCGTCTCCGTGTGGAACAAGGCGCGCATGTACTCGAATTCGCTTTCGTTCACTTTCCCGATCCCTCCGCCATCGAACGTTCCGCTTCGAGCACGGCGTCCAAATCCAAGGCCAACATCAGGCGATCCGGCAGTTTGTAAGCCCCCTGGATCAAGCTCCGCGCCGGCCCGCGCAGGGTTTCGGGAAGGGGTTCGAAGCTCCCTTCCTCCACCCCGACCACGTCCCCCACGCGGTCGATGCTCAACCCCACGGATTCGTCGCCGTCGTCCAGCAAAAGCAAGGCGCCGGGTTCGGCGGAGGGCTTCGGGGCAAGGCCCAGGCGGGACCGGATGTCGAGGACCGTGACGATGGCGCCCCGCAGGTTCAGCAGGCCGGCCACGGTGGGCGGGGTCCCCGGAACAGGGGCGACCACGGCTTTTTTCAAGACTTCCCGAACCGATTCAAGGGGAACCGAGAAAAAGAAGTCGCCGATATAAAACCCGCAGCGGTGTTTCAAGACGGCCCTCCGGAGGACGGGAGCGGTTCGAACAAAACGTCCAAATCCAGGATCTCGGTGATGCGCCCCCGCGCGATGATCGTGCCGGCGACGCCGTGGCGGCTTCCCGGACGACGGTCCCCCGGGGCGGTGTCCACCATTTCGAGAATGCGGTGCACCACGAGGCCCCGGCGGTTTCGCGCGTCGCGGCAGACCACCACCGGCAACGCCTCCATCGGTTCCGAAGCGGGGGTGGATCGCGGGCGAACCCGGCGCTCTTTCAAAAGGTTGGAAAGGCGGTGGAGGGGCAACAATTCGCCCCGGTATTGGATCATCTCCCGGCCGCCCACGCGTTCGATGGCCGCCGTCGAAATTTCTTCCACGCGGTCGACCCGATCCAGGGGGATCGCCGCGCGGCTGTCGTCCACGCCGGCGACGAGGAGCAGGACCTCCCGTTTTTCGGCCGGGGGCGCGGGCGCGGCGGCCGGGGCCAGGCGGTGGGTGCGTTCCAAGGCCGAGATGACGTGGGCGGACTCCGCGAGCCCCATCACATCCAGGATCGGGACGACCCGTCCGTCCCCCAGAATGGAGGCGCCCTCGTAAAAAGGGAGGCCCTTGAAATGCCGGCCAAGGGGCTTTTCCACGATTTCTTCGGTGTCCTTGGCCCGGTGCACCACCAGCCCGAAGGGGCGGGCCCCGGCCCGCAACACCACCAGGGTTTGGGCGGTCGAGGCGGAACGGGGGGGCGGTTCGCGGCGGAGGGCTTGACGCAGAAACACCAAGGGCAACAAGCGTCCGCGCAAGCGAAAGACAGCGGCGTCCTCCATCCATTCGACATGAGCGGCGCGTTCCCCGCCGAGCCGGACCAATTCGATCACGTGGGTTTGGGGGATGGCGAAATCGGTTTGGCCGTCGCTCACAATCAAGGTCGGAACAATGGACAAGGTCAAGGGAATCCGAATTTGAAACGTTGTTCCCCGCCCGGGGGCGGAAAGGATTTCGATGGCCCCGCCGACTTTTTCGATGTTGTCTTTGACCACGTCCAATCCGATGCCGCGGCCGGACACCTCCGTGACTTTTTCGGCGGTGGAGAAACCCGAACGAAAAACGAGAGCCACGGCGTCCCGGTCCTCCAGGCGGCCGGCTTCCTCGGCCGAATGAAGGCCTTTTTGGATGGCGCGTTCCCGCAGGCGAGCCGGATCGATGCCCGCGCCGTCGTCGGTGATTTCCAGAAGAACCCAACCGCTCTCGTGCTCCGCCCGAAGGGACACGGTGCCCTCCGCCGGTTTCCCCAACCGGGCGCGGAGGTCGGGGGGTTCGATCCCGTGGTCGAGCGCGTTGCGAACCAAGTGGGTCAACGGATCCCGGATCGCCTCCAAAATGGATTTGTCCAATTCCGTATCGGCCCCTTCCATCACGACCCGCGCCTTCTTGCCCAAATGGGCGCACAAATCCCGAACGAGACGCGGGACCTTGTTCCAGGCTTGCCCGATCGGTTGCAGGCGCATTTGCATCACCTGGTGCTGAATTTCGGTGGTGATCCCGTTGAGCTGTTGGGACCGGAGGGCGATTTCGGGGTCGCCCCGGCCGGTCGACCATTGCAAAACACGGTTGCGGGTGAGAACCAATTCCCCGACCTCCGCCATCAACCGATCCAGCACGGTGACGTTCACGCGCAGCGTGTTTTCGGCGATGCCGGACGTCGGCCCCGGATCGGTCGGGGGGGCGGGGGTGTTTAAAAAAACAGGGTCGTCTTCGCCCGGTTCCTCGGCGCCGGCTTTCTCGATCCCGGCCAAACGCTGACGGAGCGTTCCCACGACGCGGAGCAGCCAGTTCACGTTGTCGGTCGATAAAACGGCTTGCCCGTCCCGAAGGCGGCTCAGCAAATCCTCCGCCGCGTGGGAAAGTTTTTCCACGCGTCGAAAATCGAACATCCGACTCGTGCCTTTGATGGTGTGGAAGGCCCGGAACACATCGGCCAGCGTCTCGGGGGAACGCGGGTCTTTTTCCAGAAGCAGCAACAGCGCTTCGATGCGGTCGAGGTTTTCGTGCCCTTCGAGGACAAATTCCTTGATGTATTCGGCGTCGTTGGTCACGGGGCTCCGTGGCGCGCGTCGGTCGCGGCCTCCCTAAGAATAAGGCGAAACCCCGCTTTGTCAAGGACGGGACGCGCCGCAAAATGAATGGGTGTTTACAAAATGTTTACAAACGCTTAATAAGTTCCTCGACCGACGGCGGTTATGATTGGTTCGTGAACCTTTCCCTGGGCCGCGCTTTCTTAACGGGTGTCTACGCCCTTGTCAATGTGGCCGCGGCGCATTCGGCCGAATCCGCCTTTTGGGCGGAAAGGCGACGGGCGGGCCGGGAAAAACACGCGGCCCTGTTGGCGCGAAGCACCGGTCGGGGGGAGGCCTCCCTTTCCGTCCGGTTTGCCCTCCCTCCCCTCCGGCCCGGCCCCGCGGCCCCGGGCTCCCCCTGGCCCCACGGCGCCCCGGATTTTTCAGACGGACCGTTTGCCGTCCTCACCCCGGACCTGGGAACCGTTCAATCGGTATCACCGAAAACGCGCGCGGACCGCCCCGTCGTCCTCTTGGTTCAAGATCTCCATCAAAACGAGGGCGCCCAACGGAACATCGGCAAACTCCTCCACCGCTTGACGGAAACCGGCCGTTTGGACTGGGTGGCCCTGGAAGGCGCCGCCGGCCCCGTCCGCTTCGATCGATGGCGTTCCTACCCCCGGCGGGACGTGGTCCTGAACGTCGCGGATTTCCTGTTGGCGAACCACCGCCTGTCCGGACCGGTTCACGCCGTCCTCGTGTCGACGGCCGCTTCTTCCCCTGTCGACGGGGTGGACAGCCTCTCTTTGCACGCGGCCAACGTCGACGCCTACCGGCGCGCCCGGGACAGGGCGCCCGGACTTCGAAAGGATCTGATCCGCCAAAGGACGGCGCACCGGGAGGGAATCGCCCAACTCAATCCGGCCTTGCGGCGTTTCGTCCATTCGACGCAAGCCGTTGAGGACGGAACGGCGTCGCTCGGAACCCACGCGCGCGCGTTGGCGGCCCTGTTGCCCGTCGAGGACCTCCCGCCCGCTTTCCGGGAATTCGTTCGGGTGTTGGAAATGGAAAGCGCCCTGGATTTTCCCGGCGTTGAGGCGGAGCGGGCGCGGGTGTTGTCGGAACTGACGGAACGCTTGACGCCGTCGGAGAAAGAACAGCTTTTGAACGACAGCGTGGCGTTTCGATCGGGGCGCTTGCCCCACGACCGTTTTTACGGAACCCTGCGCCGTTGGCTGGTGAAAAAGGGGGGGACTCTTTCGCCGGACTTTGACCGGTACGTGGAGTACGTCGTTCGGGCGGGCCGAATAAGCGGATCGGATCTCCAACGGGCCCTGCGCCGGGTGGAAAAAGATGTCCGCGTCCGGTGGGGCCGGACGGAGTTTGAAAAGGCCTGGCTCGAGGAGGACCGGCGCATCGCCCGGGATTTGCGCCTGGTGGATTTCGCCCTCACGCCCGTCGATTGGGAAGAACACAAAGCCGTCGCCCGCGCGGACGACTTTAATCCCTTCATGGATTTCTACCGGAACGCGGAGGCCCGGGATCACGCCATGGCGGCCCGCGTCATCGCGGGGGTCCAGGAACGCCGCGCCCGTTTGACCCTGTTGGTGGCGGGGGGGTTCCACGGGGACGGGCTGACGGCCGCCCTTGAAAACGCGGGCCTCACGGTGGTGCGTTTCGTGCCCCGGGTGGAAACCGTGGCCACGGCTTCGGGGGAAGCCGCCCTGTCGATCTTCGCCCAGGAGAAATTGCCCCTGGAGCGGATCGCCGCCGGGGAAAAGCTTTTTCTCGCGCCGCCCCCCGCCGCGGGAAAAGCCGAGGCCCCCTTTTACGCCGCCGCCCTGGACCCCGATCCGGCGGGCGCGCTGAACGCCCTTTACGAGGGCCTCGTCCCGATCAAAACGGTGCGGATGGAAGGGGACTTGATTCCGCACCTGCACGCGGAGTTCGCCAACGGCGAGAGCGTGAACGTGCACGTGTTTTACGACGCCCGCGGGAAACCCTCTTTCCGTCAGCGGGCGGCGGGGCACGCGCGCGACGTCTTTTGGAAACCCTTGCGCGAGTGGCCCCAAACCGTCCGCGCCCTTTTCAATCGGGCGGCGTTTTTTGATTTCCTCCGCGTCCACCCCGTCGTGGTTCGCGGCACCGATCCGGAAAAGGTGAACGAGCGCGCGGTTTGGATTTTCCGGCAACGGGCGATGGGCTTGACCCGTTGGCTTCCCACGGGGGCCACCCTGGGGGCGGGGTTCGGTCTGGGGGTGGCGGGAACGCTCTTGTCGTTTTGGGGCGCGGAGTGGGCGGCCCGGGGGCTCCTGCCGTTCCTGTTGAACCTCACGGCGTTGGCGACGGTTTCCGTGGGCGTTGGCTTCTCAGCGGGGCTCACTCTGGCCCACGCGGTTTACAACTTTGCGCATCCCGAGGCGCGGTTGGCCTTGCCCGGGGATGTCCGGATCTCGTTGGATCCCGCCCTTCGGGCCCGGGTGAACGACGAGGCGGGACTTCGCGCGGCTTTCACCGACCTGGCGCCCCGGTTGGGCCATCTTTCCCCCCGTGTTGTCCTCCGATCCCGCCACCGGTCGGGGATCCAGTTGTCCCGGGACCGGTCCCGGTTGGTCATTTATCTTGCCCCCGACGCGGGGCGCGGGGCGGGTGAAATTCATCGCGCGATCTCCAACGAGCTGGGCCGTTTGGAGCGGTTTCTGGCGGACACCCGCGGGGGGGCCGTTTACGCGATTCCGGTTCGGCACGAGACCAAGGCGGACTTCCCGGCCGCGGTTCTGGACGCCCTGCCCTACCCCCTGTTTTTTGTCGAAGAATACGGGTCGGTTTTCCCGCGAGAGGAATTGTTGGAGGCTTTTCAAAGAAGTCCCGAGGTGGCCGAAAATCTGTTGTTCGCGAAAGGCGAGGGCGTCGCCCCGGTGGACATGGACTCCCTTCGCTGGGAGCCGGACCGCATGCGCCGGTGGGTGTCTCTCTGGGGTCCTCAAAACGCCTTGACGGTGAAAATGCTCGGGGAACGGACGGCGGCCCTCGAGCGTGGGGACGAGGCGGGCTTTGCGGCCGTTGGCGCGGAGGGGGATTTCGGAAGAGTACGGCGGCAGTGGCTATTTAAAAACCGCCGGCGAATCACACTCGTCGCCGAACCCTTCGCCCCCGATGTTGATTTTTTCATCGCCCAATCGGTGTTCCTTGCCTTCGCGTCGTGGTCCCTGGGGCCCTGGTCCATCTCCCCCAAAGCCAAAGAGCCCGCGCTGGATAGGGCGATGGAACGCGCTTTGCAAACTTTTTTGGTTTTGGCGAAAGCGACGTTCCTTCGCAACGAGCGTTTAAAAGCCCACCTCCGTCAATCCCCCCTCGACCCGGACGCCCGGGCGGTTTTTGTGGTGGGGGCGGCCCATCGCTTGGGACTTCAAGAGGATCTTTTCGAGTGGGCCCCGGCGCCGGACGGGGACGGCTATGTCCAGCGCTATTTTGAAATGCCGTCGGGGAAATTGGAGGCGGAACTTCAAAACCACTTGTTGGCTTCGTTCCCCAATCCGACGGCACAAGATCTTTCCATCTTTTCGGACTGGGTCCGCCGGTTAAGCGTCTTCCGGCCGACGCTCTCCCCGGAGGGCCGCCGTTGGTTGCTGGAGTGGGCCTTTGCCCGCTGGTTGCGGGAAACCCGGTCGCTGCTTGCGCCCGGGGGGACGAAAAACCCGCCCGACGTCGATGCGGTGGAGGAGGCGATTCACGCCCTGTATCCCGCTCTCCCCTCGGACCGGCTTGAAAATTGGATGGCGCGCGCCACGATGGATTTCGCCTTCCAGGGGAAGGCGGTTTGGGTGGAATTCGCCGGTTTCCTCGACGGCCCCAGCGTTCCCGCCGGGGCGGCGTTGACGCTGCGTCGGGAGTTCGACCTCTCGGGCGCGCTCCCCCCGACGCTTGATGAAAACACCCGTTTGGCGGAGGTCGGCGAATCGGTCGCCGCGGCGGTGGCTCGGAGCGTGTCCCAATGGCTCGTCGCCTTCCAAAACGCGGCCCGACAATCCCAAGCCCAAAAAGAGGACGGCAGTTGGTTGAGCGACGCCGACGTGTTCGCCACCCGGATGATCGTGGGGGCTCTTTTGCACGCGTTCCCCCAACACGGCGTGGTGGTGGAAGAGGACCTGGCGTCCGTGGATCCGGCGCTGGCCGAGCGCGCGGCGGCCAACGCGGCTTCCCCCTATGTGTGGCACGTGGATCCCCTCGACGGCAGCGAATCCTATTTGCGCGGTTCGGTGGTGTTCGCGGTGCACATCGCGTTGACCTTTCGAGGGGACCCGGTCGTCGCGGTGGTGGCCCTCCCCCGGGTCCTCGGGCCGGACGGGAAACCCTTGGTCGTTTCCGCCCGCCGAAACCGCCCCGGGCTTTTCGTGAACGGGCGCGCGCGTCCGCCCGTGGAAAACGCCCTCCCGCCTTTGGATTTGTCCCGCCTTTCGGCCATGGCCCATGGAAAATCCGCCGTCGGGCGGTTCTACCCCCACCTCGCCGCGGCGAAAGAAAAATGCCGCGAAGTGTTCGAGCGCGCCGGGTCCGCGGGTTATTGGTTGACCGCCCTGGCCCTGCGGCGGGTCGGCGTCGACGTGCCGGGGGTCCCGTCCGATTTCGCGGTTTTCGCCAGCGACCGGTTAAAGCCCTGGGACATCGTGGCCCCCGGGGCTCTGATCCAGGCCGTCGGCGGACAGGTGGAAGGGCACGACGCCGGGGATCCGTATTTTCCGGTGACCACCA of the Elusimicrobiota bacterium genome contains:
- a CDS encoding HAD family hydrolase, encoding MNLSLGRAFLTGVYALVNVAAAHSAESAFWAERRRAGREKHAALLARSTGRGEASLSVRFALPPLRPGPAAPGSPWPHGAPDFSDGPFAVLTPDLGTVQSVSPKTRADRPVVLLVQDLHQNEGAQRNIGKLLHRLTETGRLDWVALEGAAGPVRFDRWRSYPRRDVVLNVADFLLANHRLSGPVHAVLVSTAASSPVDGVDSLSLHAANVDAYRRARDRAPGLRKDLIRQRTAHREGIAQLNPALRRFVHSTQAVEDGTASLGTHARALAALLPVEDLPPAFREFVRVLEMESALDFPGVEAERARVLSELTERLTPSEKEQLLNDSVAFRSGRLPHDRFYGTLRRWLVKKGGTLSPDFDRYVEYVVRAGRISGSDLQRALRRVEKDVRVRWGRTEFEKAWLEEDRRIARDLRLVDFALTPVDWEEHKAVARADDFNPFMDFYRNAEARDHAMAARVIAGVQERRARLTLLVAGGFHGDGLTAALENAGLTVVRFVPRVETVATASGEAALSIFAQEKLPLERIAAGEKLFLAPPPAAGKAEAPFYAAALDPDPAGALNALYEGLVPIKTVRMEGDLIPHLHAEFANGESVNVHVFYDARGKPSFRQRAAGHARDVFWKPLREWPQTVRALFNRAAFFDFLRVHPVVVRGTDPEKVNERAVWIFRQRAMGLTRWLPTGATLGAGFGLGVAGTLLSFWGAEWAARGLLPFLLNLTALATVSVGVGFSAGLTLAHAVYNFAHPEARLALPGDVRISLDPALRARVNDEAGLRAAFTDLAPRLGHLSPRVVLRSRHRSGIQLSRDRSRLVIYLAPDAGRGAGEIHRAISNELGRLERFLADTRGGAVYAIPVRHETKADFPAAVLDALPYPLFFVEEYGSVFPREELLEAFQRSPEVAENLLFAKGEGVAPVDMDSLRWEPDRMRRWVSLWGPQNALTVKMLGERTAALERGDEAGFAAVGAEGDFGRVRRQWLFKNRRRITLVAEPFAPDVDFFIAQSVFLAFASWSLGPWSISPKAKEPALDRAMERALQTFLVLAKATFLRNERLKAHLRQSPLDPDARAVFVVGAAHRLGLQEDLFEWAPAPDGDGYVQRYFEMPSGKLEAELQNHLLASFPNPTAQDLSIFSDWVRRLSVFRPTLSPEGRRWLLEWAFARWLRETRSLLAPGGTKNPPDVDAVEEAIHALYPALPSDRLENWMARATMDFAFQGKAVWVEFAGFLDGPSVPAGAALTLRREFDLSGALPPTLDENTRLAEVGESVAAAVARSVSQWLVAFQNAARQSQAQKEDGSWLSDADVFATRMIVGALLHAFPQHGVVVEEDLASVDPALAERAAANAASPYVWHVDPLDGSESYLRGSVVFAVHIALTFRGDPVVAVVALPRVLGPDGKPLVVSARRNRPGLFVNGRARPPVENALPPLDLSRLSAMAHGKSAVGRFYPHLAAAKEKCREVFERAGSAGYWLTALALRRVGVDVPGVPSDFAVFASDRLKPWDIVAPGALIQAVGGQVEGHDAGDPYFPVTTIDREAPSFVLAGLSPAHARLWRTEVIEDVRAPPPRAGPAPGTVEIVHPERVKDAAVTLCFFDVNGTLWRGYPFDLKATLWARFLHGTPIPLPHQVREIQTVLAETDWMNLEDQERELDRFARERNLPRVDSPRGKNWSENVVRSAVNRAMIERAVPAAVIPGLKAFLEALHKSGVHLEVSTSGNAGTRRRVLEGLAVASLFSRVHGGGHKEAVIANRVAEEKLEGRRVAMVGDGPGDMAAARQNGALAVGIVTGPAHAERLRRAGADVLVYGDYSDTAALLNVLGVGRAASEGDMNTDQIARAALGTWAEGWAGKSPAERRAAFAAAVRDFRERLAEGGFAPEDLRRRRESIVAHEILFNGTTPAEVEALYGDLLSADDGTLPLHMSREGELEKRRALFFKRLAALARTPPSSAIRNPRFAQFEAALDRLVPPGRGGTLREGGLWLLLGMSAPVVAVGVAAVWAVWDLWRHGRSSVLHRWARRAARAFRAPPAGGAPLPLGVPETGIDRAILANIVSRSSDLGVGRPLRFEPLSRGESWAAAGLKPMAGLVGIPRLRLLALMGRSLAGPFAGVHPGGDGDAGRRPVVFVFVSRSMVPRLDGAVERALGSSAQPPAEVVLLPLDSEGREALARKTFAHPRVRALADIPRRSAGSVVWDLGDLESFVADRVDLSRYTDGRLMTTADVVFVAGSARSALFRNALVQLLDLWFPVTMPLRRWDQIQRVFQAIASAA